The Kaustia mangrovi genome has a segment encoding these proteins:
- the thrC gene encoding threonine synthase, with protein MRYISTRGQAPSLPFDDVLIAGLAADGGLYVPERWPTFSEAGFRALVGRPYEQVATAVLSPFVAGALSEEELSGAVAAAYGAFGHRAVAPLVELDAGDWLLELFHGPTLAFKDVAMQLLARLMDIVLKRRGERVTIVGATSGDTGSAAIEAFRGLDSVDIFILHPHGRVSEVQRRQMTTVDAPNVHNLAIEGTFDDCQSMLKAMFADREFSQGCHLAGVNSINWARIMAQTVYYVTSALALGAPDRRVSFTVPTGNFGDIFAGYVAKRMGLPIDRLAVATNVNDILHRALTTGRYETDKVVATSSPSMDIQVSSNFERLLFDAYGRDAEAVTGLMAGLAQSGAFTITETALDRILADFSSGRADEETVARTIAETLKETRELVDPHTAVGLAVARALERDPAVPMVTLATAHPAKFPDAVEAACGVRPELPESLSTLLDKPEHCTTLDNDPEAVKAFIAARSRAGREVA; from the coding sequence GTGCGCTACATCTCCACACGCGGTCAGGCGCCGAGCCTGCCCTTCGACGATGTCCTCATCGCCGGCCTTGCCGCCGATGGCGGACTCTATGTGCCCGAGCGCTGGCCGACATTCAGCGAAGCGGGCTTCCGGGCGCTGGTGGGCCGGCCCTACGAGCAGGTCGCCACTGCCGTCCTGTCGCCCTTCGTGGCGGGCGCGCTGAGCGAGGAGGAGCTGAGCGGCGCGGTCGCCGCGGCCTACGGTGCCTTCGGCCATCGGGCGGTCGCCCCGCTCGTCGAGCTCGATGCGGGCGACTGGCTGCTGGAGCTCTTCCACGGGCCGACGCTCGCCTTCAAGGACGTGGCGATGCAGCTCCTCGCCCGGCTCATGGATATCGTGCTCAAGCGGCGCGGCGAGCGCGTGACGATTGTCGGCGCGACATCGGGCGACACGGGCTCGGCGGCCATCGAGGCCTTCCGCGGCCTCGATTCGGTGGACATCTTCATCCTCCACCCCCATGGCCGGGTGAGCGAGGTGCAGCGCCGCCAGATGACGACGGTCGACGCGCCCAATGTCCACAATCTGGCCATCGAGGGGACCTTCGACGACTGCCAGTCCATGCTGAAGGCCATGTTCGCCGACCGGGAGTTCTCGCAAGGCTGTCACCTGGCCGGCGTCAACTCCATCAACTGGGCGCGGATCATGGCCCAGACCGTCTATTACGTGACCTCCGCCCTTGCCCTCGGCGCGCCGGACCGGCGGGTGAGCTTCACCGTTCCGACGGGCAATTTCGGCGATATCTTCGCCGGCTATGTGGCCAAGCGCATGGGCCTTCCCATCGATCGGCTGGCGGTGGCGACCAATGTGAACGATATCCTGCACCGCGCCCTCACGACCGGGCGCTACGAGACGGACAAGGTCGTCGCGACCTCCAGCCCCAGCATGGACATCCAGGTCTCCAGCAATTTCGAGCGCCTGCTGTTCGACGCCTATGGCCGCGACGCGGAGGCGGTGACGGGGCTGATGGCGGGCCTTGCGCAGAGCGGCGCCTTCACGATCACCGAAACGGCGCTCGACCGGATCCTGGCCGACTTCTCCTCCGGCCGGGCCGATGAGGAGACCGTTGCGCGCACCATCGCGGAGACACTGAAGGAGACGCGCGAGCTGGTCGACCCGCACACCGCCGTCGGCCTTGCCGTCGCCCGCGCGCTGGAGCGCGATCCGGCGGTTCCCATGGTGACGCTCGCGACCGCGCATCCCGCCAAGTTCCCCGACGCGGTGGAGGCGGCCTGCGGCGTTCGTCCCGAGCTGCCGGAGAGCCTGTCGACGCTCCTTGACAAGCCGGAGCACTGCACCACGCTCGACAACGACCCGGAGGCCGTGAAGGCCTTCATCGCCGCGCGCTCGCGCGCCGGCCGGGAGGTTGCATGA